A window of bacterium contains these coding sequences:
- a CDS encoding copper amine oxidase N-terminal domain-containing protein, producing MRQLRHTLAGAAIVLAVALAAGPLPGGAQAPAPYVHVFVDGQPVAFDVPPQIQYGRVLVPLRGVFERLGATVAWDDRTQTVLAQRGATSVSLMIGNTQAMINGQPAAMDVPAMLVGGRTMVPLRFVSQALGASVNWDAATSTVTIASNGAAAVPPPPAYPPSQAYPPSQTYPPSPAAQHVTGTLVGVRQPAPNAPGQIAVSHDGVVSTYIVTSTTAITRVNAANGSGGSVDMASLKPGDAVDVTVGQNDAAVRITATYYSQ from the coding sequence ATGCGTCAATTACGCCACACTCTCGCCGGCGCGGCGATCGTACTCGCCGTTGCGCTGGCCGCCGGCCCGCTGCCCGGTGGGGCGCAGGCGCCGGCGCCGTACGTGCACGTGTTTGTGGACGGGCAGCCCGTCGCGTTCGACGTGCCGCCGCAGATCCAGTACGGCCGCGTGCTCGTCCCGCTGCGCGGGGTGTTCGAGCGCCTCGGCGCTACAGTCGCCTGGGACGACCGGACGCAAACGGTGCTCGCCCAACGCGGGGCCACCAGCGTGTCCCTCATGATCGGCAACACCCAGGCCATGATCAACGGACAGCCGGCCGCGATGGACGTGCCCGCGATGCTCGTCGGGGGCCGGACGATGGTGCCGCTGCGATTCGTGAGCCAAGCCCTCGGCGCGAGCGTGAACTGGGACGCGGCGACGTCCACGGTCACGATCGCGAGCAACGGCGCGGCCGCCGTGCCGCCGCCGCCGGCGTATCCGCCCTCCCAAGCCTATCCGCCGTCCCAAACCTATCCACCGTCGCCGGCGGCGCAGCATGTGACGGGCACGCTGGTCGGGGTGCGGCAGCCCGCGCCGAACGCGCCCGGACAGATCGCCGTAAGCCATGACGGCGTGGTGTCCACCTATATCGTCACCTCGACGACCGCGATCACGCGCGTCAACGCCGCCAACGGCAGCGGCGGCTCGGTCGATATGGCGAGCCTCAAGCCCGGCGACGCCGTGGATGTGACCGTGGGGCAGAACGATGCGGCCGTGCGGATCACCGCGACGTACTACTCGCAGTAG
- a CDS encoding amidase — MDSPLFATIGELRDGLRRKEFSSVELTRLALHRLESLGRPLNAFATILHDRALREARAADKLLARGHGTALTGIPYGAKDLLAARGGPTTYGAPPWARQVLPFDGAVIERLNAAGAVLAAKLAMIELAGGGGYRRAGASLQGPARNPWNPQHWSGGSSSGTGVAVAAGLVPYGIGSETSGSILSPSSNCGVTGLRPTYGLVSRFGAMALAWTMDKLGPMCRTAEDCGIVLEAMAGPDPRDPGSAGRRFRMERGRRPLRTLRVGYAIEDFETADPTIRGTLRQALDTLKSLGVRMSRTVLPALPIDSVARTVIRVEGSAAFEDLVRSGRAALLADQRQAIGLRAGMQISGVDYIRAMRIRRLVQDEFAKLFRRVDVILAPARPRPAHRIDEPIDAEWRPVGRKRRGPGGITVVAGNAALTPAGNLAGLPGLGVPCGFSTKGLPIAIQLVGRPFEESTLIALGRAYQDVTDWHRRVPPGCA, encoded by the coding sequence ATGGACAGTCCTCTGTTCGCGACGATCGGCGAACTGCGCGACGGTCTGCGTCGCAAAGAGTTCTCGTCGGTCGAACTGACGCGGCTCGCGCTCCACCGCCTCGAATCGCTCGGTCGTCCGCTCAACGCCTTCGCGACGATCCTGCACGACCGGGCGCTCCGGGAGGCCCGGGCGGCCGACAAACTGCTCGCCCGCGGCCACGGCACCGCGCTGACGGGCATTCCCTACGGCGCGAAGGACCTGCTCGCGGCGCGCGGCGGACCGACCACGTACGGCGCGCCGCCGTGGGCCCGGCAGGTGCTGCCGTTCGACGGGGCCGTCATCGAGCGCCTCAACGCGGCGGGGGCCGTGCTGGCAGCGAAGCTCGCCATGATCGAACTCGCCGGCGGCGGCGGCTACCGCCGGGCCGGCGCGTCGCTTCAGGGCCCCGCGCGGAACCCGTGGAACCCACAGCATTGGTCGGGCGGCTCGTCGAGCGGCACCGGCGTGGCGGTCGCGGCGGGGCTCGTCCCGTACGGCATCGGGTCCGAGACGTCGGGGTCGATCCTGTCGCCGTCGTCGAACTGCGGCGTCACCGGCCTTCGTCCGACGTACGGCCTCGTCAGCCGCTTCGGCGCGATGGCGCTGGCCTGGACGATGGACAAGCTCGGGCCGATGTGCCGCACCGCGGAAGACTGCGGCATCGTCCTCGAAGCGATGGCCGGTCCCGACCCGCGCGACCCCGGCTCCGCGGGCCGGCGCTTCCGGATGGAGCGCGGGCGGCGCCCGCTGCGCACGCTCAGGGTCGGCTACGCGATCGAAGACTTCGAGACCGCCGATCCGACGATTCGCGGCACGCTGCGCCAGGCGCTCGACACGCTGAAGAGCCTCGGCGTGCGGATGTCGCGCACGGTCCTCCCGGCGCTGCCCATCGATTCAGTGGCCCGAACGGTCATCCGCGTCGAAGGGTCGGCGGCGTTCGAAGACCTCGTCCGCAGCGGCCGCGCGGCGCTCCTGGCCGACCAGCGCCAGGCGATCGGCCTCCGCGCCGGCATGCAGATCAGCGGCGTGGACTACATCCGGGCGATGCGCATCCGGCGTCTCGTGCAGGACGAATTCGCCAAACTGTTCCGGCGCGTCGACGTGATTCTCGCGCCGGCGCGTCCGCGGCCCGCCCACCGGATCGACGAGCCGATCGACGCGGAGTGGCGGCCGGTGGGCAGGAAGCGCCGCGGGCCCGGGGGCATCACGGTCGTTGCGGGCAACGCGGCCCTTACACCGGCCGGCAATCTCGCGGGGCTGCCCGGCCTCGGCGTGCCGTGTGGTTTCAGCACGAAGGGACTGCCGATCGCGATCCAGCTCGTCGGCCGGCCGTTCGAGGAGTCGACGCTGATCGCGCTCGGCCGCGCCTACCAGGACGTCACGGACTGGCACCGGCGGGTTCCGCCGGGGTGCGCCTAG
- a CDS encoding ABC transporter permease, translating to MLRYIGERALQAFPVLIGITVVTFLMLHLVPGDPVLLFAGEKPMSAAQAEEIRHQLGLDRPLLTQYEDYVGHLLRGDLGRALRSQRPVLDSILEVLPATVQLTLTALGFAIAAGLALGIVAALAHRTWLDTAAMGVAILGVSMPVFYSSLLLLMLFSFTLGWFPATGEGGLDHLILPATALGLISSAVLARLVRSGMLGVLRQDYIVTARAKGLSRALVVWRHALRNALIPVITMVGLQLGALLGGAVVTETIFSRPGLGRLAVDAILNRDFPLVQGTVLIAAVVYVAVNLLVDIAYAAVDPRIRYG from the coding sequence ATGCTGAGGTACATCGGGGAGCGGGCGCTACAGGCGTTCCCGGTCCTTATCGGCATCACGGTCGTCACGTTTCTGATGCTGCACCTGGTCCCGGGGGACCCGGTGCTGCTCTTCGCCGGCGAAAAGCCGATGAGCGCGGCTCAGGCCGAAGAGATCCGCCACCAGCTGGGTCTCGACCGGCCGCTGCTGACGCAGTACGAGGACTACGTCGGCCATCTGCTGCGAGGCGACCTCGGCCGGGCGCTCCGCAGCCAGCGCCCGGTGCTCGACAGCATCCTCGAGGTGCTGCCCGCGACGGTGCAGCTCACGCTGACCGCGTTGGGGTTCGCGATCGCGGCGGGGCTGGCGCTCGGTATCGTGGCGGCCCTGGCGCACCGGACCTGGCTTGATACCGCGGCCATGGGCGTGGCGATCCTCGGCGTGTCGATGCCGGTCTTCTACTCGAGCCTCCTGCTGCTGATGCTCTTCTCGTTCACGCTCGGCTGGTTCCCCGCGACCGGCGAGGGCGGGCTGGACCATCTCATCCTTCCGGCGACGGCGCTCGGCCTGATCTCATCGGCGGTGCTCGCGCGGCTGGTCCGCTCAGGCATGCTCGGCGTGCTGCGCCAGGACTATATCGTGACCGCGCGCGCGAAGGGCCTGTCCCGGGCGTTGGTTGTGTGGCGGCACGCGCTGCGCAACGCCCTGATCCCCGTGATCACCATGGTGGGCCTCCAGCTCGGCGCGCTGCTCGGCGGCGCCGTCGTGACCGAGACGATCTTCTCGCGCCCCGGACTGGGCCGGCTCGCCGTCGACGCGATTCTGAACCGTGATTTCCCGCTCGTCCAGGGCACCGTGCTCATCGCCGCCGTCGTCTACGTGGCCGTCAATCTTCTGGTCGACATCGCTTATGCCGCCGTCGATCCCCGCATCCGCTACGGCTAG
- a CDS encoding ABC transporter substrate-binding protein, with protein sequence MARVSRFGRRQLLAGAGAWAGAAALGTEIPLLRGLDLGAAEAAAAGGTLTVGGLDLDDTLDPQVTNFDSTIRILLNVCEPLVWEPTPGRFVPGLAESWSISSDAKVYTFKLRRGVRFHDGTPFNADAVKFTMDRVVAPETKAGQSHDQLGPYDHTDVVDDATVRIVMKEGYAPLLTNLNGYLGIVSPTAVKKMGLADFARHPVGTGPFMFKEWVAKDHVTLVRNPDYAWASSLFKHKGLAYLDQLVFKIIPDASVRTGTLKSGETQYINDADPLEIAALRADKRFVVIERSQPGSGWVLLLNVTGSPQIRDIAVRRAFEWGVDREGLNKTVFSGLMKPAWSPLMRPTLGYDASTEKMYRYDPAQAKKVLEEAGWRPGADGIREKAGQKLSVNFLIIGRTRDKAMAEAVQASMRDIGVDVQINALERAAFRSQVSQNKYDINFMWFSYGDPDVLRTLFHSSNVNAFNRARYQVPEVDRMLEAAAATIDRAKRIDLYKQIQQRVLRDAVCVPLVDTITYNAKRAEVSGDAIDALASYVWMYDVQVRR encoded by the coding sequence ATGGCGCGAGTATCGCGGTTTGGGCGGCGGCAGTTGCTGGCAGGCGCGGGGGCGTGGGCGGGCGCCGCGGCGCTCGGGACGGAGATCCCGCTGCTCCGCGGGCTGGATCTCGGCGCGGCGGAGGCGGCCGCGGCCGGCGGCACACTCACCGTCGGCGGGCTCGATCTCGACGACACGCTCGATCCGCAGGTGACCAACTTCGACTCGACGATCCGCATCTTGCTGAACGTGTGCGAACCGCTCGTGTGGGAGCCGACGCCGGGCCGGTTCGTGCCCGGCCTCGCGGAGTCGTGGTCGATCTCGTCCGACGCGAAAGTGTACACCTTCAAACTGCGGCGCGGGGTGCGGTTCCACGACGGTACGCCGTTCAACGCCGACGCGGTCAAGTTCACGATGGACCGGGTCGTGGCGCCGGAGACCAAAGCGGGGCAGTCGCACGACCAGCTGGGTCCCTACGACCACACCGACGTGGTCGACGACGCCACCGTGCGGATCGTCATGAAGGAAGGCTACGCGCCCCTGCTGACCAACCTCAACGGCTACCTCGGCATCGTGTCACCCACCGCGGTCAAGAAAATGGGCCTCGCCGACTTCGCGCGGCACCCCGTCGGCACCGGACCGTTCATGTTCAAGGAATGGGTGGCGAAGGATCACGTGACGCTCGTCCGCAACCCCGACTACGCGTGGGCGTCGTCTCTCTTCAAGCACAAGGGCCTGGCGTATCTCGACCAGCTCGTGTTCAAGATCATTCCGGACGCCTCGGTCCGGACGGGCACCTTGAAGAGCGGCGAGACGCAGTACATCAACGACGCCGATCCGCTGGAGATCGCCGCGCTGCGCGCCGACAAGCGGTTCGTCGTGATCGAAAGATCGCAGCCGGGGTCCGGGTGGGTCCTGCTCCTCAACGTGACCGGCTCGCCGCAGATCCGCGACATCGCGGTCCGGCGCGCGTTCGAGTGGGGCGTGGACCGCGAGGGGCTCAACAAGACGGTCTTCAGCGGCCTCATGAAGCCGGCGTGGAGCCCGTTGATGCGGCCGACGCTCGGCTACGATGCGTCGACGGAGAAGATGTACCGGTACGATCCCGCGCAGGCGAAGAAGGTGCTGGAGGAGGCGGGATGGCGGCCGGGCGCGGACGGCATCCGCGAGAAGGCCGGCCAGAAGCTCAGCGTCAACTTTCTCATCATCGGCCGCACGCGCGACAAGGCGATGGCCGAAGCGGTCCAGGCCAGCATGCGCGACATCGGGGTGGACGTCCAGATCAACGCCCTCGAGCGCGCCGCGTTCCGGAGCCAGGTCAGCCAGAATAAGTACGACATCAACTTCATGTGGTTCTCGTACGGCGACCCCGACGTGCTGCGAACGCTGTTCCACTCGTCGAACGTGAACGCGTTCAACCGCGCGCGCTACCAGGTCCCGGAGGTGGACCGGATGCTCGAGGCGGCCGCGGCCACGATCGACAGGGCCAAGCGCATCGACCTGTACAAGCAGATCCAGCAGCGCGTGCTGCGCGACGCGGTCTGTGTGCCGCTCGTCGACACGATCACGTACAACGCCAAACGCGCCGAGGTGTCCGGCGACGCGATCGATGCCCTGGCCTCGTACGTGTGGATGTACGACGTACAGGTGCGGCGGTAA
- a CDS encoding thioesterase family protein, whose translation MRDGLIPGTAADVQLTVTDAMTVRFDELGTTHPVYATWMMIKHMEEAGRKAILPFLEPGEDALGYAIDVIHLAPTPVGASVRARAIVERVEARRIHCRVEAHNEREKIGEGRTVQVVVPRARLVARFREIGAIR comes from the coding sequence ATGCGCGACGGGTTGATCCCGGGCACCGCGGCCGATGTGCAGTTGACCGTGACCGACGCGATGACGGTGCGCTTCGACGAGCTCGGGACGACCCACCCCGTATACGCGACCTGGATGATGATCAAACACATGGAAGAGGCCGGCCGCAAGGCGATCCTGCCGTTTCTCGAGCCCGGCGAAGACGCGCTCGGCTACGCGATCGACGTGATTCATCTCGCGCCGACGCCCGTGGGCGCGAGTGTGCGGGCCCGCGCGATCGTCGAGCGCGTGGAGGCACGGCGGATCCACTGCCGGGTCGAAGCCCATAACGAGCGGGAGAAGATCGGCGAGGGCCGGACCGTGCAGGTCGTGGTGCCGCGCGCGCGGCTCGTCGCCAGGTTTCGAGAGATCGGCGCCATCCGCTGA
- a CDS encoding M20/M25/M40 family metallo-hydrolase, translating to MSTRPVHAFIDDHRQDELDTLVRLVRQPSISAQNVGVRECAQLLAGILSEYRIPARLIETPTQPVVYGELISDPHAFTLICYGHYDVQPPEPLDLWQSPPFEPAVRDGRIYGRGVGDNKGQLIAHVLAARAWLETAGKLPINLKFVFEGEEESGSPSLGAFASRHKEMLAADLVYISDGGLHPSGRPVISLGNRGMLGLRLIAQGADRDNHSGNKGGVAPNPVWMLVHLLATMVDPKGRVLIDGFYDEVRPVGPVEQRILASLDFDPKSFAATMGMPSLEIDGPTYWRRIMLEPYFNIQGFASGYVGPGAKTIIPARAECRIDIRLVVDQRIGDIFEKVKRHAAKVDPRVLVEIRESTTMEATRTRPDHPAVGVIAEAIKAYRGVEPALNLASGGSLPNAVWPDVLGIDHIDVPYANADENNHSPNENLSLERYYDGIHVSAEVFRALAGAHARGAFRKA from the coding sequence ATGTCGACGCGGCCAGTGCACGCGTTCATCGACGATCACCGGCAGGACGAGCTCGACACGCTCGTGCGGCTCGTGCGGCAGCCGAGCATCAGCGCGCAAAACGTCGGGGTCCGGGAGTGCGCGCAGCTGCTCGCCGGCATCCTGTCGGAGTACCGGATTCCGGCGCGCCTCATCGAGACGCCGACCCAGCCGGTCGTCTACGGCGAGTTGATAAGCGATCCGCACGCTTTTACGCTGATCTGCTACGGCCACTATGACGTGCAGCCGCCGGAGCCGCTCGACCTCTGGCAGTCGCCGCCGTTCGAGCCGGCGGTCCGGGACGGACGGATCTACGGCCGCGGGGTCGGTGACAACAAAGGCCAACTGATCGCGCACGTGCTGGCCGCGCGCGCGTGGCTCGAGACGGCCGGGAAGCTGCCGATCAACCTCAAGTTCGTGTTCGAAGGCGAAGAAGAATCCGGCTCCCCCAGCCTCGGTGCCTTCGCTTCCCGGCACAAGGAGATGCTGGCCGCCGATCTCGTGTACATCTCCGACGGGGGCCTGCACCCGTCCGGCCGGCCGGTCATCTCCCTCGGCAACCGCGGCATGCTCGGACTGAGGCTGATCGCCCAAGGCGCCGACCGCGACAACCACTCCGGCAACAAGGGCGGGGTGGCGCCGAACCCGGTGTGGATGTTGGTGCACCTGTTGGCCACGATGGTCGATCCCAAGGGCCGCGTGCTGATCGACGGTTTCTACGACGAGGTGCGGCCGGTGGGTCCGGTCGAGCAGCGGATTCTCGCGTCCCTCGATTTCGACCCCAAGAGCTTTGCGGCGACGATGGGCATGCCGTCGCTCGAGATCGACGGGCCGACCTACTGGCGGCGCATCATGCTCGAGCCTTATTTCAATATTCAGGGGTTCGCGAGCGGGTACGTGGGGCCGGGCGCGAAGACGATCATCCCCGCCCGCGCGGAGTGCCGGATCGACATCCGGCTTGTCGTGGACCAGCGGATTGGCGACATCTTCGAGAAGGTGAAGCGGCACGCGGCGAAGGTCGATCCGCGCGTGCTCGTGGAGATCCGCGAGTCGACGACGATGGAGGCGACGCGGACGCGTCCGGACCACCCCGCGGTCGGCGTCATCGCGGAGGCGATCAAGGCGTACCGCGGCGTCGAGCCGGCGCTCAACCTGGCGAGCGGCGGCAGCCTGCCGAACGCCGTCTGGCCGGACGTGCTCGGGATCGACCACATCGACGTGCCGTACGCGAACGCCGACGAGAACAACCACAGCCCCAACGAAAATCTCAGCCTGGAGCGCTACTACGACGGCATCCACGTGAGCGCGGAGGTCTTTCGGGCACTCGCTGGCGCGCACGCGCGCGGCGCGTTCCGCAAGGCCTGA
- a CDS encoding ABC transporter permease, which translates to MPPSIPASATASGAPRAAAGASGIRTRTPAAIAVRRLLHHPSVVVGGTLFLVVILSAVLAPWLSPYAPFKANLRAPLDPPGAAHVMGTDRFGRDVFSRVLWGGRLSLTVGVVSVGIAAVCGVTLGLVAGYTGRRTEAVIMRTMDLLQAFPGILLALAVIATLGSSLPNLMIAVGISAIPDYVRIARGAVLTVKEREFVLAARVVGCRDRAILLRHILPNVTAPLVVIATLGIAGAIITGSALSFLGLGVRPPTPEWGNMLAEGREFLAHAWWVAFFPGLAIMAAVFAVNLLGDGLRDVLDPRFRS; encoded by the coding sequence ATGCCGCCGTCGATCCCCGCATCCGCTACGGCTAGCGGCGCGCCGCGCGCCGCCGCGGGCGCCTCGGGCATCCGCACGCGGACGCCGGCGGCCATCGCGGTCCGCCGCCTGCTGCATCACCCGAGCGTCGTCGTCGGCGGGACGCTGTTCCTGGTGGTGATCCTGTCCGCGGTGCTGGCGCCGTGGCTCAGCCCCTACGCGCCCTTCAAGGCCAACCTCCGAGCGCCCCTCGACCCGCCCGGCGCCGCCCATGTGATGGGCACGGACCGATTCGGGCGCGACGTTTTCTCGCGCGTGCTCTGGGGCGGACGGCTGTCGCTGACCGTGGGGGTGGTCTCGGTCGGCATCGCCGCGGTTTGCGGCGTGACGCTCGGCCTTGTGGCCGGCTACACCGGCCGCCGGACCGAAGCGGTGATCATGCGCACGATGGACCTGCTGCAGGCATTCCCCGGCATTCTGCTCGCCCTCGCCGTCATCGCGACGCTCGGCAGCAGCCTGCCGAACCTCATGATCGCCGTCGGTATCTCCGCCATCCCGGACTACGTGCGGATCGCCCGGGGCGCGGTGCTGACTGTGAAGGAGCGGGAGTTTGTGCTCGCGGCGCGGGTCGTCGGCTGCCGGGATCGCGCCATTTTGCTGCGCCACATTCTGCCCAACGTGACGGCGCCGCTCGTGGTGATCGCGACCCTCGGTATTGCCGGGGCGATCATCACCGGTTCCGCGTTGAGCTTCCTGGGGCTGGGCGTTCGTCCGCCCACGCCGGAATGGGGCAACATGCTCGCGGAGGGCCGCGAGTTTCTCGCGCACGCGTGGTGGGTGGCGTTCTTTCCGGGACTGGCGATCATGGCCGCGGTCTTCGCGGTCAACCTGCTCGGCGACGGTTTGCGGGACGTCCTCGACCCGAGGTTTCGCAGTTAG
- a CDS encoding copper amine oxidase N-terminal domain-containing protein has product MRQIRTMFAGAAIVLAVVLAAGALPGGAQVPAPYVHVLVDGQPVGFDVPPQIDNGRVLVPLRGVFEHMGATVAWDDRTQTVLAQRGATGVSLMIGNTQATVNGRPVAMDVPAMLVGGRTMVPLRFVSQALGASVNWNAATSTVTIASGGAAAVPPSQTYTPGPNVQHVVGTIVAVRMPVDPGSPGAVVVSHNGTVSTYRVTSSTVITRINTTSGAGGSVAIGALRPGDTVDILVTPDNVAQRIRATYAF; this is encoded by the coding sequence ATGCGTCAGATACGGACTATGTTCGCCGGCGCAGCGATCGTCCTCGCCGTCGTCCTGGCGGCAGGCGCGCTGCCGGGCGGCGCGCAGGTGCCGGCGCCGTACGTGCACGTGTTGGTGGACGGCCAGCCCGTCGGGTTCGACGTGCCGCCGCAGATCGACAACGGCCGCGTGCTCGTTCCGTTGCGCGGCGTGTTTGAACATATGGGCGCGACCGTCGCCTGGGACGACCGGACACAAACGGTCCTGGCGCAGCGCGGCGCCACCGGCGTCTCGCTCATGATCGGGAACACCCAGGCCACGGTGAACGGGCGGCCGGTCGCCATGGACGTCCCCGCGATGCTCGTCGGGGGCCGGACCATGGTGCCGCTGCGGTTCGTGAGCCAGGCCCTCGGCGCGAGCGTGAACTGGAACGCCGCGACGTCCACGGTCACGATCGCCAGCGGCGGCGCGGCGGCCGTGCCGCCGTCGCAGACGTACACGCCGGGCCCCAACGTGCAGCACGTCGTCGGCACGATCGTGGCCGTCCGGATGCCGGTTGATCCGGGCTCGCCGGGAGCCGTCGTGGTGAGCCACAACGGCACCGTGTCCACGTACCGCGTGACCTCGTCGACGGTCATCACCCGCATCAACACGACCAGCGGGGCGGGCGGTTCCGTGGCGATCGGCGCGCTTCGGCCCGGGGACACCGTGGACATTCTGGTGACCCCGGATAACGTGGCGCAGAGAATCCGCGCGACGTACGCGTTCTAG
- a CDS encoding membrane dipeptidase: protein MPRSSATLTPDEARSLHHEALVIDSQQPPATTGFLFTDRMRGALAELHGRKVSRDEAHPVLVDLAQQELLTSSDAREQFLEFWHTSGVTVACGTYSGAHRMSDSYDMANRRLAQAHAVVEALDGELLLCRTAADIERAHATRKHGLVLDFQNTTPYADSLDRINHFHNLGVRMVQLTYNLRNLVGDGCTETNQGGLSYYGREVVRRLNDLRTLVDVSHCSEPVGWDALKISTAPVIVSHSASKTVCYHDRGKTDELARAIAERGGYFGVVVIPGFISDKKEPTLDDFAAHVEHLVDVCGIDHVGIGTDKAGPGPGTESMIAYPPDMLKRRSAGFNWDGFRTEEHRLTPDYHLNGFEDFRDWPNLTICLARRGFNEAELRKLLGLNYLRVFRDVVG, encoded by the coding sequence ATGCCGCGGTCCAGTGCCACGCTCACCCCGGATGAAGCGCGGTCGCTGCACCACGAGGCGCTCGTGATCGACAGCCAGCAGCCGCCGGCCACGACGGGGTTTCTGTTCACCGATCGGATGCGGGGCGCGCTCGCGGAGCTGCACGGCCGCAAGGTCTCGCGCGACGAGGCGCATCCGGTGCTGGTTGACCTCGCGCAGCAGGAGCTGCTCACCTCGTCGGACGCGCGCGAGCAGTTTCTCGAGTTCTGGCACACGTCCGGGGTGACCGTCGCCTGCGGCACGTATTCCGGCGCGCACCGGATGAGCGACTCGTACGACATGGCCAACCGGCGGCTCGCCCAGGCTCACGCGGTCGTCGAGGCGCTGGACGGCGAGCTGCTCCTCTGCCGGACGGCCGCGGACATCGAGCGCGCCCATGCAACGCGCAAGCACGGCCTCGTGCTGGATTTCCAGAACACGACGCCGTACGCGGACTCGCTCGACCGGATCAACCATTTCCACAACCTCGGGGTGCGGATGGTCCAGCTGACCTACAACCTCCGCAACCTGGTCGGCGACGGCTGCACCGAGACGAATCAGGGCGGGCTGTCGTACTACGGCCGCGAGGTGGTCCGCCGCCTGAACGACCTCCGCACCCTCGTCGACGTCAGCCACTGCAGCGAGCCGGTCGGCTGGGACGCGCTCAAGATCTCGACGGCGCCGGTGATCGTCTCGCACTCCGCGAGCAAGACCGTCTGCTACCACGACCGCGGCAAAACCGATGAGCTCGCGCGGGCGATCGCCGAGCGGGGCGGGTACTTCGGAGTGGTGGTGATCCCGGGGTTCATCTCGGACAAGAAGGAGCCGACCCTCGACGACTTCGCGGCCCACGTCGAACACCTCGTGGACGTCTGCGGCATCGACCACGTGGGCATCGGCACCGACAAGGCGGGTCCCGGGCCCGGCACGGAGTCGATGATCGCGTATCCGCCGGATATGCTGAAGCGGCGGTCCGCCGGTTTCAACTGGGACGGCTTCCGGACCGAAGAACACCGCCTCACGCCCGACTACCATCTCAACGGGTTCGAGGACTTCCGCGACTGGCCGAATCTGACAATTTGTCTCGCGCGGCGCGGATTCAACGAGGCCGAGCTGCGCAAGCTGCTGGGTCTCAACTACCTGCGGGTTTTCCGGGACGTGGTGGGGTGA
- the fabG gene encoding 3-oxoacyl-ACP reductase FabG, producing the protein MSPLLAGRVAFVTGAGSGIGRAIARRFGEEGADIAAVDLNEAAASETADAVRAVGRRAEALRADVAVPADVEAAARRANEVFGRIDVLVNNAGITRDSTIRKMTDEAWDLVIDVHLKGTFLCTRAVLARMRDAGRGGAVVNMSSISGKIGNFGQANYAAAKAGIAALTKVTAREYARYGIRANAIQPGLIDTPMTRAMGEEMLRARVADTPLGRIGAPEEVANVALFLASDLASYVTGAVIEVTGGRYL; encoded by the coding sequence ATGAGTCCACTGCTCGCCGGCCGGGTCGCGTTTGTGACGGGCGCGGGGTCCGGCATCGGCCGCGCGATCGCGAGGCGGTTCGGCGAGGAAGGCGCGGACATCGCCGCGGTCGACCTGAACGAGGCCGCGGCGTCCGAGACCGCGGACGCGGTGCGCGCCGTCGGCCGCCGCGCCGAAGCGCTCCGCGCGGACGTCGCCGTCCCGGCGGACGTCGAGGCCGCCGCCCGGCGGGCAAACGAGGTCTTCGGGCGGATCGACGTCCTGGTCAACAACGCGGGGATCACGCGCGATTCGACCATTCGGAAGATGACGGACGAGGCCTGGGACCTCGTCATCGACGTGCACCTCAAGGGGACGTTCTTGTGCACCCGCGCGGTCCTGGCCCGAATGCGGGACGCCGGCCGCGGCGGCGCCGTCGTCAACATGTCCTCGATTTCGGGCAAGATCGGCAATTTCGGCCAGGCCAACTACGCCGCCGCCAAGGCGGGCATCGCCGCCCTGACCAAAGTCACGGCGCGCGAGTACGCGCGCTACGGCATCCGCGCGAACGCGATTCAGCCCGGCCTGATCGACACCCCGATGACCCGGGCGATGGGCGAGGAGATGCTCAGGGCGCGCGTCGCCGATACGCCGCTCGGGCGGATCGGCGCGCCGGAGGAAGTCGCCAACGTCGCGCTGTTCCTGGCCAGCGACCTCGCGAGTTATGTCACCGGCGCCGTGATCGAGGTCACCGGCGGCCGATATCTCTAG